From a region of the Streptomyces caniferus genome:
- a CDS encoding DUF2017 domain-containing protein has protein sequence MTGHFEPQPGGGAAVPLDEVEISILRSLAVQLMELIGPGEETGEDESDDLLASIFNDGPSEPPADPVLARLFPDAYGGPDLVPDDDVRAASAEFRRYTENDLRSRKREDALALIRALDTLAPAGDSAMLRLDPRECRQWLGALNDLRLAIGTRLEVTDEEDGGELLRLPDSDPRKPMVMAYLWLGGLQETLVESLMG, from the coding sequence ATGACCGGGCACTTCGAGCCGCAGCCGGGCGGCGGCGCCGCCGTACCCCTCGACGAGGTCGAGATCTCCATCCTGCGCAGCCTCGCCGTCCAGCTGATGGAGCTGATCGGTCCGGGCGAGGAGACCGGCGAGGACGAGAGCGACGACCTGCTGGCGTCGATCTTCAACGACGGCCCCAGCGAGCCGCCCGCCGACCCGGTGCTGGCCCGCCTCTTCCCCGACGCCTACGGCGGGCCCGACCTCGTCCCCGACGACGATGTGCGCGCCGCCTCCGCCGAATTCCGCCGCTACACCGAGAACGACCTGCGCTCGCGCAAGCGCGAGGACGCCCTGGCGCTGATCCGCGCGCTGGACACCCTGGCGCCCGCCGGCGACAGCGCGATGCTCCGCCTCGACCCCCGTGAGTGCCGTCAGTGGCTGGGGGCGCTCAACGACCTCAGGCTGGCCATCGGAACACGGCTTGAAGTGACCGATGAAGAGGACGGCGGCGAGCTGCTGCGGCTCCCGGACAGCGATCCGCGCAAGCCGATGGTGATGGCATATCTGTGGCTCGGCGGGCTCCAGGAGACTCTTGTCGAGTCTCTAATGGGCTGA
- the clpS gene encoding ATP-dependent Clp protease adapter ClpS: MSAHPSPTITLRPYRCTLSVPVEIERPESSEAPFEVPEPDVPWVTIVHNDPVNLMSYVSYVFQSYFGYSKDKAHQLMLDVHHKGRAVVSSGSREEMERDVQAMHGYGLWATLQQDRR, encoded by the coding sequence GTGAGCGCCCACCCGTCACCCACGATTACGCTCCGGCCGTATCGCTGCACCCTCAGTGTCCCGGTCGAGATCGAGCGCCCCGAGTCGAGCGAGGCACCCTTCGAGGTCCCCGAACCCGACGTCCCGTGGGTCACGATCGTCCACAACGACCCGGTCAACCTCATGAGCTATGTCTCCTATGTCTTCCAGTCGTACTTCGGCTACTCCAAGGACAAGGCGCACCAGTTGATGCTCGACGTCCATCACAAGGGACGCGCGGTGGTCTCCAGCGGCAGCCGCGAGGAAATGGAGCGCGACGTGCAGGCCATGCACGGCTACGGCCTGTGGGCGACGCTTCAGCAGGACCGCCGATGA
- a CDS encoding nicotinate phosphoribosyltransferase produces the protein MNTADLGLPVAVPSTALFTDQYELTMLQAALRSGTAERRSVFEVFTRRLPEGRRYGVVGGTGRVLDAVENFRFDETILGFLRERAILDEPTLRWLADFRFRGDIWGYPEGEVYFPGSPIMRVEGTFAEAVLLETVILSILNHDSAVAAAASRMSVAAGARPLMEMGARRTHELSAVAASRAAYVGGFHTTSDLAAGFRYNIPTVGTSAHAFTLLHDTERDAFTAQVDSLGSGTTLLVDTFDVTEAVRTAVEVAGPGLGAVRIDSGDLLLIAHRVRQQLDELGATKTKIVVTSDLDEYAIASLAAAPVDAYGVGTQLVTGSGHPTCSMVYKLVARADSEEPGAPLRPVAKKSMGAKTSIGGRKWAARRLDEDGVAVAEVIGTGPVPAELADRQLAVPLVSAGEVVAREPLDAARERHIAARARLPLSATQLSRGEPVLSTEYV, from the coding sequence ATGAACACAGCAGACCTGGGGCTGCCGGTGGCCGTGCCGTCGACTGCGCTCTTCACCGACCAGTACGAACTCACCATGCTGCAGGCAGCGTTGCGGTCCGGGACCGCGGAACGGCGCTCGGTCTTCGAGGTCTTCACCCGCCGGCTCCCCGAGGGCCGGCGCTACGGCGTGGTGGGCGGCACCGGCCGGGTGCTGGACGCGGTGGAGAACTTCCGCTTCGACGAGACGATCCTCGGCTTCCTGCGCGAACGCGCCATCCTCGACGAGCCGACGCTCCGGTGGCTGGCCGACTTCCGCTTCCGCGGCGACATCTGGGGCTACCCGGAGGGCGAGGTCTACTTCCCCGGCTCCCCGATCATGCGGGTCGAGGGCACCTTCGCCGAGGCGGTCCTCCTGGAGACGGTGATCCTCTCGATCCTCAACCACGACTCCGCGGTGGCGGCGGCCGCCTCCCGGATGTCGGTGGCGGCCGGCGCCCGCCCGCTGATGGAGATGGGCGCCCGGCGCACCCACGAGCTGTCGGCGGTGGCCGCGTCCCGCGCCGCCTACGTCGGCGGCTTCCACACCACGTCCGACCTGGCGGCCGGCTTCCGCTACAACATCCCCACCGTCGGCACCAGCGCCCACGCCTTCACCCTGCTGCACGACACCGAGCGGGACGCCTTCACCGCGCAGGTCGACAGCCTCGGCAGCGGCACCACCCTGCTCGTGGACACCTTCGACGTCACCGAGGCGGTGCGCACCGCCGTGGAGGTGGCCGGCCCCGGTCTCGGCGCCGTCCGGATCGACTCCGGCGATCTGCTGCTGATCGCCCACCGGGTGCGCCAGCAGCTGGACGAGCTGGGCGCCACCAAGACCAAGATCGTGGTGACCAGCGATCTCGACGAGTACGCCATCGCCTCGCTGGCCGCCGCGCCGGTGGACGCGTACGGCGTCGGCACCCAGCTGGTGACCGGCAGCGGGCACCCGACCTGCTCGATGGTCTACAAGCTGGTCGCCCGCGCCGACAGCGAGGAGCCCGGCGCCCCGCTGCGGCCGGTCGCGAAGAAGTCGATGGGCGCCAAGACCTCGATCGGCGGCCGCAAGTGGGCCGCGCGCCGGCTCGACGAGGACGGGGTGGCCGTGGCCGAGGTCATCGGCACCGGGCCGGTCCCGGCGGAGCTGGCCGACCGGCAGCTGGCGGTGCCGCTGGTGAGCGCCGGCGAGGTGGTGGCCCGGGAGCCGCTGGACGCCGCCCGCGAGCGGCACATCGCCGCCCGCGCCCGGCTGCCGCTGTCGGCGACCCAGCTCTCCCGCGGCGAGCCCGTCCTGTCGACCGAGTACGTCTGA
- a CDS encoding isochorismatase family protein: MHRALIVVDVQNDFCEGGSLAVAGGADVAAAITDLIGQAAGGCYRYVVATRDHHIDPGDHFSDAPDYEHSWPVHCVAGTEGSGFHPNFAPAIASGAIDAVFDKGSHTGAYSGFEGADENGTPLEDWLRAHRVSEVDVVGIATDHCVRATALDAVRAGLRTHVLLDLTAGVAAHTTERALEELRAAGAELTGKPVVLGG; this comes from the coding sequence ATGCACCGGGCATTGATCGTCGTTGATGTGCAGAACGACTTCTGCGAGGGCGGCAGCCTCGCGGTGGCGGGGGGTGCGGATGTCGCGGCGGCCATCACCGATCTGATCGGCCAGGCGGCCGGCGGCTGCTACCGATACGTCGTGGCCACCCGCGACCACCACATCGATCCCGGTGACCACTTCTCCGACGCCCCGGACTACGAGCACTCCTGGCCGGTGCACTGCGTGGCCGGCACGGAAGGCAGCGGCTTCCACCCCAATTTCGCGCCGGCGATCGCCTCCGGCGCCATCGACGCCGTCTTCGACAAGGGCTCCCACACCGGTGCCTACAGCGGTTTCGAGGGCGCGGACGAGAACGGCACCCCGCTCGAGGACTGGCTGCGCGCGCACCGCGTCAGCGAGGTCGACGTGGTGGGCATCGCCACCGACCACTGCGTACGCGCCACCGCCCTGGACGCGGTCCGCGCCGGGCTGCGCACCCATGTCCTGCTGGACCTGACCGCCGGTGTGGCCGCGCACACCACCGAGCGGGCGCTGGAGGAGCTGCGGGCGGCCGGCGCCGAGCTGACCGGCAAGCCGGTGGTCCTCGGCGGCTAG
- a CDS encoding immune inhibitor A domain-containing protein: MRDNRTVFRSAALATAIAAIGAAALSSGVAAADAQGPSPVARRHDPAPERTVDHDLKGPYSDQQAAERKEALQQVISGDAKATDRDGSKVVKLGRSKYVELARQKTDKIFTVLVDFGDKVDDTTMYDPDGDGPKPPVKKFGGDPGPAHNKIAEPDRAKDNSTAWQKDFNQKHFQDLYFSHDKKKQSLAKYYEKQSSGRYSVQGEVSDWVKVDYNEARYGSNYCGQTNCASAWDLIRDGVNQWAKDQKAKGRTDAQIKADLAKYDQWDRYDHDGDGNFNEPDGYIDHFQIVHAGEDESAGGGVQKTNAIWAHRWYAYGTDAGKTGPGANKAGGTQIGDTGIWVGDYTMQPENGGLGVFAHEYGHDLGLPDEYDTSGTGESSVDFWSLMSGGSWLGTGKDDIGNLPGDMSAWDKLQLGWLNYGKAKAAKKSTHKLGVAEYNTKNKQAVVVELPAKQVKTDIVAPAEGSHQWWSDMGNDLKNTLSRQVDLTGKSKASLGLKGWWDIEKDYDYLYAEVSTDGGNNWTALDGTAGGKAIPRDGSDKPALTGTVASYQDLVYPLDAYAGKKIDLRFRYQTDGGAAQKGFAADSIGVTADGQALFSDNAEGGDNGWTSKGFSRIGASFTKDYPQYYIAENRQYVSYDKTLKVGPYNFGWTTAKPSWVEHFPYQNGVLIWLWDTSQPDNNVGQHPGYGQILPVDAHPKAEHWADGKLMRNRFQSYDSTFTRFPTDALTLHRDGKQVKITSKKGVTLFDDRHGVYYDKTNPTGGVIVPDTNTQIKITKEARDGSTVTLRVGRAGK; encoded by the coding sequence GTGAGAGACAACAGAACGGTGTTCAGATCGGCCGCCCTGGCCACGGCGATTGCCGCGATCGGGGCGGCCGCTTTGTCTTCGGGGGTGGCCGCGGCCGACGCCCAGGGACCGTCGCCCGTTGCCAGGCGCCATGACCCGGCCCCCGAGCGGACCGTGGACCACGACCTCAAGGGCCCCTACAGCGACCAGCAGGCGGCCGAGCGCAAGGAAGCGCTCCAGCAGGTCATCTCCGGTGACGCCAAGGCGACCGACCGGGACGGCTCCAAGGTCGTCAAGCTCGGCAGGAGCAAGTACGTCGAGCTCGCCCGGCAGAAGACCGACAAGATCTTCACCGTCCTCGTGGACTTCGGCGACAAGGTCGACGACACCACGATGTACGACCCGGACGGCGACGGCCCCAAGCCGCCGGTGAAGAAGTTCGGCGGCGACCCCGGCCCGGCGCACAACAAGATAGCCGAGCCGGACCGTGCCAAGGACAACAGCACGGCCTGGCAGAAGGACTTCAACCAGAAGCACTTCCAGGACCTCTACTTCTCGCACGACAAGAAGAAGCAGTCGCTGGCCAAGTACTACGAGAAGCAGTCCTCGGGCCGCTACTCGGTCCAGGGCGAGGTCTCCGACTGGGTCAAGGTCGACTACAACGAGGCCCGGTACGGCTCCAACTACTGCGGCCAGACCAACTGCGCCAGCGCCTGGGACCTGATCCGCGACGGCGTGAACCAGTGGGCCAAGGACCAGAAGGCCAAGGGCCGCACCGACGCCCAGATCAAGGCCGACCTCGCCAAGTACGACCAGTGGGACCGCTACGACCACGACGGCGACGGCAACTTCAACGAGCCCGACGGCTACATCGACCACTTCCAGATCGTGCACGCCGGCGAGGACGAGTCCGCGGGCGGCGGTGTCCAGAAGACCAATGCCATCTGGGCGCACCGCTGGTACGCCTACGGCACCGACGCCGGCAAGACCGGTCCGGGCGCCAACAAGGCGGGCGGCACCCAGATCGGCGACACCGGCATCTGGGTCGGCGACTACACCATGCAGCCGGAGAACGGCGGGCTCGGCGTCTTCGCCCACGAGTACGGCCATGACCTGGGCCTGCCGGACGAGTACGACACCAGCGGCACCGGCGAATCCTCGGTGGACTTCTGGTCGTTGATGTCGGGCGGCTCCTGGCTCGGCACCGGCAAGGACGACATCGGCAACCTGCCCGGCGACATGAGCGCCTGGGACAAGCTGCAGCTGGGCTGGCTCAACTACGGCAAGGCGAAGGCCGCGAAGAAGTCCACCCACAAGCTGGGCGTCGCCGAGTACAACACCAAGAACAAGCAGGCAGTGGTCGTCGAGCTGCCCGCCAAGCAGGTCAAGACCGACATCGTCGCGCCCGCGGAGGGCTCCCACCAGTGGTGGAGCGACATGGGCAACGACCTGAAGAACACCCTGTCCCGGCAGGTGGACCTCACCGGCAAGTCCAAGGCGTCCCTGGGCCTCAAGGGCTGGTGGGACATCGAGAAGGACTACGACTACCTCTACGCCGAGGTCTCGACCGACGGTGGCAACAACTGGACGGCCCTGGACGGCACCGCGGGCGGCAAGGCCATTCCGCGCGACGGCAGCGACAAGCCCGCCCTGACCGGCACCGTCGCCTCCTACCAGGACCTCGTCTACCCGCTGGACGCCTACGCGGGCAAGAAGATCGACCTCCGCTTCCGCTACCAGACCGACGGCGGCGCGGCGCAGAAGGGCTTCGCGGCCGACAGCATCGGCGTCACCGCCGATGGCCAGGCGCTGTTCAGCGACAACGCCGAGGGCGGCGACAACGGCTGGACCAGCAAGGGCTTCTCGCGCATCGGCGCGTCCTTCACCAAGGACTACCCGCAGTACTACATCGCCGAGAACCGCCAGTACGTGTCGTACGACAAGACCCTCAAGGTCGGCCCGTACAACTTCGGCTGGACCACCGCCAAGCCGAGCTGGGTGGAGCACTTCCCGTACCAGAACGGCGTGCTGATCTGGCTGTGGGACACCTCGCAGCCGGACAACAACGTCGGCCAGCACCCCGGCTACGGGCAGATCCTGCCGGTCGACGCGCACCCCAAGGCCGAGCACTGGGCCGACGGCAAGCTGATGCGCAACCGCTTCCAGTCCTACGACTCGACCTTCACGCGGTTCCCGACCGACGCGCTGACCCTCCACCGGGACGGCAAGCAGGTCAAGATCACCTCGAAGAAGGGCGTCACGCTCTTCGACGACCGGCACGGCGTCTACTACGACAAGACGAACCCGACCGGTGGTGTGATCGTCCCTGACACCAACACCCAGATCAAGATCACCAAGGAGGCCCGCGACGGCTCCACGGTGACGCTCCGGGTCGGCCGCGCCGGTAAGTAA